A window of Torulaspora globosa chromosome 8, complete sequence contains these coding sequences:
- the VHS3 gene encoding phosphopantothenoylcysteine decarboxylase complex subunit VHS3 (ancestral locus Anc_5.655), translating to MTVPMKDKKTHGVISPRFVSAASKPNPDGSFSSPSILQAHSTHSGAGSGASNADSAVPRASVSPGSSQTKSIMNVSGTSGAVISNSPEPGLKRVATVTFSDSKFTSGKQGTTEPEGEQVAGKSTLAGESGDKSGGAGVGPQSITAERHKPAKSSPLLATNKQVSPAKPKSSETKATSLVPEQKKINGLIAQEISGGKRPPISPKVGSAEEPYKENEDHPHFYVEDPLHIPSTRSRSNSTSPKPPLGLTGTVGEQEGPRVVRPVEPTTLEAVLEENTGQKIAPNIPKRENVKNIDARLPQDDGKLHILFGATGSLAVFKIKLMIKKLEEIYGRDRVSIQVILTQSAERFFTKRYTKKYRGFDGVQRIGSETSVDSRLNSGLVPTSSNLGNGQQSTSQQAQQSSPQDQHHIAHQRISSNPLVAPGTPTQGACSAAAQVELPPHIQVWVDKDEWDVWEQRTDPVLHIELRRWADILVVAPLTANTLSKIALGLCDNLLTSVIRAWNPMFPIFLAPSMVSSTYNSTMTKKQLKIIKEDMPWITVFKPSEKVMGIHGDIGLGGMMDGNEIVDKVVMKLGGYPKDDKEEEEEDDDEEDDEEDESQDADKTKVDDQDDDDEEDDDDDDDDDDDDDDDDDDENDQKQASTT from the coding sequence ATGACCGTCCCTATGAAGGATAAGAAGACTCATGGAGTTATTTCGCCAAGATTTGTCTCTGCTGCAAGCAAACCCAATCCTGATGGGTCCTTTAGTTCGCCCAGTATTCTTCAGGCACACAGCACACACAGCGGCGCTGGGAGCGGTGCGTCAAACGCCGATTCTGCGGTGCCAAGAGCATCTGTGAGTCCTGGAAGCTCGCAAACCAAGTCTATCATGAACGTAAGCGGCACTTCCGGTGCGGTGATAAGCAATAGTCCCGAACCAGGGCTCAAGAGGGTGGCTACAGTCACTTTTAGCGACTCAAAGTTTACGAGTGGGAAACAGGGAACCACAGAGCCAGAGGGTGAGCAAGTTGCGGGGAAGAGTACATTGGCGGGTGAATCAGGCGACAAGAGCGGTGGTGCTGGCGTTGGGCCTCAGAGCATCACTGCTGAACGTCATAAACCGGCGAAATCTAGTCCTCTTCTGGCGACGAACAAGCAGGTTTCTCCTGCCAAGCCTAAAAGCTCTGAGACGAAGGCTACGTCGTTGGTTCCtgagcaaaagaagatcaacggGTTGATAGCTCAGGAGATTTCAGGCGGTAAGCGGCCTCCTATCAGTCCAAAAGTAGGCTCTGCGGAGGAGCCGTATAAGGAAAACGAGGATCACCCGCATTTTTACGTTGAAGACCCCTTGCATATTCCTTCGACTAGGTCCAGATCGAATAGCACGAGCCCAAAGCCACCGCTGGGGCTTACAGGTACCGTCGGCGAACAAGAGGGACCCAGAGTTGTGAGACCTGTCGAGCCCACCACATTGGAAGCTgtgcttgaagaaaatacgGGACAGAAGATAGCACCGAATATTCCCAAGAGAGAGAATGTTAAGAACATAGACGCTCGGCTTCCGCAAGATGATGGGAAATTGCATATTCTTTTCGGGGCCACAGGCTCTCTGGCGgttttcaagatcaagcTAATGATTAAGAAACTGGAAGAAATTTATGGCAGAGACAGGGTTAGCATACAGGTGATACTCACGCAGTCGGCGGAGCGGTTTTTCACAAAGAGATACACTAAGAAATACAGAGGTTTTGATGGAGTGCAGCGGATCGGTTCCGAAACATCAGTTGACTCTCGTTTGAATTCGGGTCTAGTACCTACTTCGTCGAATCTTGGAAATGGCCAACAAAGCACATCCCAGCAAGCCCAGCAGTCCTCTCCGCAGGATCAACATCACATCGCACATCAAAGAATATCGAGCAACCCGTTGGTAGCTCCAGGAACTCCGACGCAGGGTGCCTGTTCAGCGGCAGCACAGGTTGAGTTGCCCCCTCATATCCAAGTCTGGGTAGATAAAGACGAATGGGACGTGTGGGAGCAACGAACAGACCCCGTGCTGCACATCGAATTGCGTCGTTGGGCGGACATTCTTGTGGTCGCGCCATTGACCGCCAACACGCTGTCCAAGATTGCTCTAGGACTTTGTGATAATCTATTGACTAGTGTTATCAGAGCTTGGAATCCCATGTTCCCGATTTTCCTGGCGCCCTCGATGGTAAGCAGCACCTATAACTCAACGATGACCaagaaacagctgaaaATCATCAAGGAGGACATGCCATGGATTACCGTTTTCAAGCCTTCCGAAAAAGTCATGGGTATCCACGGTGACATTGGCCTTGGTGGTATGATGGACGGCAACGAGATCGTGGACAAAGTGGTGATGAAGTTGGGGGGCTATCCAAAGGACgataaagaggaagaagaagaggacgacgacgaagaggacgacgaggaggacgagAGCCAAGATGCCGATAAGACCAAGGTCGATGACcaagacgatgacgacgaagaagatgacgatgatgatgacgatgacgatgacgatgatgatgacgacgatgatgatgaaaacgaTCAAAAACAGGCAAGCACGACCTAG
- the DRE2 gene encoding electron carrier DRE2 (ancestral locus Anc_5.654) — MTEAELGLLLIHPAVTTEPELLAKALEEAAASGVQIADQFLITKINDKSVAVEDEKYDVIYYLTPEKRDAIKFPATLIPVLADALKPNGKLYGLPDTYKLDALINGFTTASEGRYHWVKSAVPQDTATAVPLKARANGGGAAKKLPSFKRASSPVQVAQQDNDNVLEDEYDDDNVNTSGKAKFFADLHNPPAELIEEEELVADSRDPTGITMITCGKTKTRRKKACKDCTCGMKEQEEQEVDQVRKNQDAVVKFSEDELTEIDFTIEGKKVGGCNSCSLGDAFRCSGCPYLGLPAFKPGQKINIGSILDDI, encoded by the coding sequence ATGACAGAAGCCGAGTTAGGCCTGCTGCTCATACATCCAGCGGTGACGACGGAGCCGGAGCTACTTGCTAAAGCCCTGGAAGAGGCGGCAGCGAGCGGTGTGCAAATTGCTGACCAGTTTCTGATAACCAAGATCAATGACAAATCGGTCGCTGTCGAGGACGAGAAGTACGATGTGATCTACTACCTGACTCCGGAGAAGAGGGACGCTATCAAATTCCCAGCCACGCTTATTCCGGTGCTGGCGGATGCCCTGAAGCCCAACGGGAAACTCTACGGCCTTCCCGACACCTACAAGCTCGATGCGTTGATCAACGGCTTCACCACGGCAAGCGAGGGCAGATACCACTGGGTGAAGAGCGCTGTGCCACAGGACACGGCGACAGCCGTGCCGCTAAAAGCCAGGGCCAATGGCGGCGGAGCggccaagaagctgccaagcttcaagagagCCTCCAGTCCGGTCCAGGTCGCCCAGCAGGACAACGACAACGTCCTGGAAGACGAGtacgacgacgacaacGTCAACACCAGCGGCAAGGCCAAGTTCTTTGCAGATCTACACAACCCGCCAGCAGAGCTCAtcgaggaggaagagctggTCGCCGACTCGCGCGACCCAACTGGCATCACCATGATCACCTGCGGCAAGACcaagacaagaagaaagaaggcTTGCAAGGACTGCACATGCGGCATGAAGGAGCAGGAAGAGCAGGAGGTGGACCAGGTGCGCAAGAACCAAGACGCCGTCGTCAAGTTCTCCGAGGACGAACTCACAGAGATCGATTTTACCATAGAGGGCAAGAAAGTCGGAGGCTGCAACTCCTGCTCGCTGGGAGACGCCTTCCGGTGCTCGGGATGTCCCTACTTGGGGCTTCCAGCTTTCAAGCCGGGccagaagatcaacatCGGCAGCATCCTAGACGACATCTAG
- the TMC1 gene encoding Tmc1p (ancestral locus Anc_5.653) — MNTDQVRVAEKPQEAAGGMSKEDLASVEKLGKTGTDTSSSSYGQESISPAIVPTRSNTGLNSSKVSKKTSKKKKNACYFDKCSSAASKFIGDCNFCKGHFCSKHRLMENHACEGLTSCKEAMHKRNADKLAREQTRVPKIQI; from the coding sequence ATGAATACAGATCAAGTTAGAGTGGCGGAGAAACCACAAGAGGCTGCTGGTGGCATGTCGAAAGAGGATCTAGCGAGTGTTGAGAAGCTGGGAAAGACGGGAACAGATACCAGCAGTAGTTCGTACGGTCAGGAATCGATATCACCGGCCATTGTGCCAACACGGAGCAATACGGGTCTGAATAGCAGTAAAGTGTCGAAAAAGACGtcgaaaaagaagaagaatgcgTGCTATTTCGATAAGTGCAGTAGTGCAGCGTCTAAATTCATTGGAGATTGCAACTTCTGCAAGGGCCACTTCTGTTCCAAGCATAGGCTGATGGAAAATCATGCGTGTGAGGGACTGACGTCGTGTAAAGAGGCGATGCACAAGCGTAACGCGGACAAGCTGGCCAGGGAGCAGACGAGAGTACCCAAGATTCAGATCTGA
- a CDS encoding uncharacterized protein (ancestral locus Anc_5.652), with the protein MIFKRLFQSSSRNIAFAFDIDGVLLRGRAPIPGASEALQLLHNSKVPFILLTNGGGQLEEQRANFISKALDVPISPLQVILSHSPYKGLVNKYERILAVGTPSVRKVAESYGFKDVVHQTDILRYRRDIAPFSGLSTEQLLEYSKVIPDIDSKRFDAVLVFNDPHDWGADIQIISDAINSSNGMLDTVRDEQSSKPSIPIYFSNRDLLWANSYELNRFGQGAFRHLVRKLYSELNGGLALEDNTLGKPTKLTYDFAHHVLIDWRQKLLAGDTASQEQTLPVLGQPPEQSPFHDVYMVGDNPASDIIGAQQYGWKSCLVRTGVYRDGVPLNHVKPTMIVNDVYEAVTAVLDAGSK; encoded by the coding sequence ATGATATTCAAGCGACTGTtccaaagcagcagcagaaacaTTGCGTTTGCATTCGACATTGACGGTGTCTTACTTAGAGGAAGAGCTCCTATTCCCGGTGCAAGCGAGGCCCTCCAGCTGTTGCATAACAGCAAGGTACCATTCATTCTACTGACCAACGGCGGTGGCCAATTGGAGGAGCAGCGAGCTAATTTTATCTCAAAGGCCTTGGACGTTCCCATTTCACCCTTGCAAGTCATCCTGAGCCATAGTCCCTACAAAGGTCTAGTCAACAAGTATGAAAGAATCCTGGCGGTGGGAACTCCGTCTGTGAGAAAGGTAGCTGAAAGCTATGGTTTCAAGGATGTGGTCCACCAAACCGATATTCTCAGATATAGGAGAGACATTGCTCCCTTTTCGGGACTCAGCACCGAGCAACTGCTAGAGTACTCGAAGGTGATACCCGATATCGACAGCAAGAGATTCGATGCAGTGTTGGTGTTCAACGACCCCCACGATTGGGGTGCTGATATTCAAATCATTTCGGATGCAATCAACAGCTCCAACGGCATGTTGGACACGGTGAGGGACGAGCAATCGAGCAAGCCCTCCATACCCATCTACTTCTCCAACCGGGACCTGCTCTGGGCCAATAGCTACGAATTGAACAGGTTTGGCCAGGGTGCGTTCCGCCATCTCGTCAGGAAACTCTACTCCGAACTCAACGGCGGACTGGCGCTGGAAGACAACACCTTAGGCAAGCCAACGAAACTGACGTATGATTTCGCACACCATGTGCTGATAGACTGGAGGCAGAAGCTTCTAGCGGGTGACACAgcttctcaagaacagacaCTGCCCGTCTTGGGACAGCCACCGGAGCAGAGTCCCTTCCACGATGTCTACATGGTCGGCGACAACCCGGCAAGCGACATCATCGGAGCCCAACAGTACGGCTGGAAGAGCTGCCTCGTCAGAACAGGCGTGTACAGGGACGGGGTGCCTCTGAACCATGTCAAGCCCACCATGATCGTCAACGATGTCTACGAAGCGGTCACCGCGGTGCTCGACGCCGGGTCCAAATGA
- the MET1 gene encoding uroporphyrinogen-III C-methyltransferase (ancestral locus Anc_5.651) — MTVPLIIASGCENEIHLLIGTANVSICMKRIKAIHESGATPVVVQVSGESELKQLAQISHGTGLQVIDRDFRMSDLTSLGRPVVAKVVDRVFVNLPMTEYPLAREIYELCVKMRIPINTLQRPEYSTFHMISTYNDPKGSGLQIAVTTNGQGCILANRIKREIVASLPVNISEVVSNMGRIRSQIINEDQKELLEAHYEPTAELAVVENNWYGLNDDGWESHKLNGLVEEFHMTERQQKLRRTRWLSQLIEYYPLAKLADVDVDSLNTATAEGASAAETPAESTTTVSDMKDSLDRKGTELTTLIDNRTSDGREKKGSISLVGSGPGSVSMLTLGALNEIKTADLILADKLVPQSVLELVPGETEVFIARKFPGNAEKAQSELLERGLEGLLQGKKVVRLKQGDPYIFGRGGEEYLFFKQHGYEPQVLPGLSSALASTVVAKIPATQRDVADQTLICTGTGKKGALPAIPEFVSTRTTVFLMALHRAETLVQALLKQDWDEDLPAAIVERASCKDQRITRTLLKYVPQVVEEIGSRPPGLLVLGKAVAALLPQEDTEFSDTRKYYVEQGLAGTDIEISSLADIIT; from the coding sequence ATGACTGTTCCACTTATCATTGCTTCTGGTTGCGAGAATGAAATTCATCTGTTGATCGGCACGGCGAACGTTTCGATATGTATGAAGCGTATTAAGGCGATCCATGAATCTGGAGCGACTCCCGTTGTTGTACAGGTCAGCGGGGAAAGCGAATTGAAACAATTGGCGCAGATCAGCCATGGGACTGGTTTGCAGGTTATAGACCGAGATTTTAGGATGTCTGATTTGACCAGTTTGGGACGTCCGGTGGTGGCTAAAGTGGTTGATCGAGTGTTTGTGAATTTACCAATGACCGAGTATCCCTTGGCGAGAGAAATTTATGAGCTCTGTGTGAAGATGAGGATCCCCATCAATACGTTGCAGAGACCGGAGTACTCTACTTTCCACATGATTTCGACGTATAATGATCCCAAGGGCAGTGGATTGCAGATAGCGGTGACAACGAACGGACAGGGCTGCATCTTGGCGAACAGAATCAAGAGAGAGATCGTGGCAAGCCTTCCAGTCAATATCTCCGAGGTGGTGAGTAACATGGGCAGGATACGAAGCCAGATCATCAACGAGGACCAGAAGGAGCTGTTGGAGGCGCATTACGAACCCACTGCTGAGTTGGCAGTTGTCGAGAACAACTGGTACGGCCTGAACGACGACGGCTGGGAAAGCCATAAGCTGAACGGGCTTGTCGAAGAGTTCCACATGACAGAAAGGCagcagaagctgaggaGAACAAGATGGCTATCCCAGCTGATAGAGTACTATCCGCTAGCTAAACTGGCGGACGTTGACGTCGATTCTCTGAACACTGCGACCGCCGAGGGCGcctcagcagcagaaacgCCTGCTGAGAGTACAACGACTGTCTCTGATATGAAGGATTCATTGGACAGAAAGGGCACGGAACTGACCACTTTAATCGATAACCGGACTTCCGACGGGCGCGAGAAGAAAGGTTCCATATCGTTGGTCGGCAGCGGTCCGGGATCGGTGTCTATGCTTACGCTTGGTGCATTGAACGAAATAAAGACTGCTGATCTTATCCTGGCAGATAAGCTGGTTCCGCAGTCGGTGTTAGAGCTGGTTCCAGGCGAGACAGAAGTTTTCATTGCACGTAAGTTCCCTGGGAACGCTGAAAAGGCCCAGAGCGAGCTGCTCGAAAGAGGCCTGGAAGGGCTGCTACAGGGCAAGAAGGTCGTAAGGTTAAAGCAAGGTGATCCGTACATCTTTGGACGCGGTGGCGAGGAATatctgttcttcaagcagcacGGCTACGAACCACAAGTGCTTCCTGGTCTCAGCTCCGCCCTGGCGTCGACCGTGGTGGCCAAGATACCGGCCACGCAAAGGGACGTTGCGGACCAAACCTTGATCTGCACCGGTACCGGTAAGAAGGGCGCCCTGCCTGCCATACCAGAATTTGTCTCTACCAGGACCACTGTCTTTCTAATGGCCCTGCACAGGGCTGAGACGCTGGTTCAGGCGCTACTCAAGCAAGACTGGGATGAAGACCTTCCTGCCGCAATTGTCGAGAGAGCCTCTTGCAAAGATCAAAGGATCACAAGAACATTGTTGAAATATGTGCCACAGGTCGTTGAAGAGATCGGATCCAGACCACCGGGGTTGCTGGTTCTGGGCAAAGCAGTCGCCGCTCTCCTTCCGCAAGAGGACACAGAGTTCAGTGACACTCGCAAGTATTATGTCGAACAAGGCCTCGCTGGCACGGACATAGAGATTTCGTCTTTAGCAGATATCATTACATAA
- the ETT1 gene encoding Ett1p (ancestral locus Anc_5.650), producing the protein MAKRALGVGQKNKEKKRRLETETAKDSKDVTPGADQISVELDDNEDLDNEFSQLKGLWQTYFNSDRESDYVVNGVVHECDRLLRQSQEDAEIKKNLNDEFHAIYALALSELTVFKAGEDEDDKKNRKVVSEFFENALERCELGLSVFKDSQLLKLVLAKIVIQRIPLEYISRLKVNSKPGALGVDISEQLEKAKENFNVNKDYLELSFEVLQMFDDLLDIVENFGHENDIDEGLDSDQDEELERVELSPKHPLYKLQQNLSENYQWLRDEMIRLLGATDDKKFEKLYRNIARSAGHLLLKAAEEPTSVFMHLQYGEGEQASKDGEKCKTAQQEALKNTKDALKYLEKAQVEDEPETWVEVAEAYIDLGNLYDYQSKDQENSYRIAEDILKKANKASHGKFQDILDNLLDKD; encoded by the coding sequence ATGGCTAAGAGAGCTTTGGGCGTGGggcagaagaacaaagagaaaaagagAAGGCTGGAGACCGAAACGGCCAAGGATTCGAAAGATGTCACTCCGGGAGCCGATCAGATTAGCGTGGAATTGGACGACAACGAGGATCTTGATAATGAATTTTCGCAGTTGAAGGGCCTATGGCAGACTTATTTCAATTCGGACAGAGAGAGTGATTACGTGGTGAACGGCGTAGTGCATGAGTGCGATAGATTACTTCGCCAATCGCAAGAAGACGcagagatcaagaagaaccTAAACGACGAATTCCATGCTATCTATGCTTTGGCTCTGTCTGAGTTGACTGTCTTCAAGGCGGgcgaagatgaggatgacaagaagaacaggaaGGTGGTGTCTgaattctttgaaaacGCTCTGGAAAGGTGCGAGCTGGGTCTGTCCGTGTTCAAAGACTCGCAGCTGCTGAAGTTGGTCTTGGCAAAGATTGTCATACAGAGAATTCCCTTGGAGTACATCTCGCGGTTGAAGGTCAACAGCAAGCCAGGCGCTCTGGGCGTGGATATCAGTGAACAGCTAGAAAAGGCGAAGGAGAACTTCAACGTCAACAAGGACTATCTGGAGCTTTCTTTCGAAGTTCTGCAGATGTTTGACGATCTCCTGGACATTGTGGAAAACTTTGGCCACGAAAATGACATAGACGAAGGCTTGGACAGTGACCAGGACGAGGAGCTAGAGCGGGTGGAGCTGTCTCCAAAGCATCCGCTGTACAAGTTGCAGCAAAATCTGTCCGAGAACTACCAATGGCTGAGAGATGAGATGATCCGGTTACTGGGCGCCACGGATGACAAGAAATTCGAGAAGCTGTATCGCAACATTGCAAGATCGGCTGGCCATCTGCTTTTGAAGGCGGCTGAGGAACCAACGAGCGTTTTCATGCACTTGCAGTACGGGGAAGGCGAGCAAGCGTCCAAGGACGGCGAGAAATGTAAGACGGCCCAACAGGAAGCGCTGAAGAACACGAAAGACGCATTGAAGTACCTGGAAAAGGCTCAAGTTGAGGACGAGCCTGAAACATGGGTTGAAGTCGCGGAGGCCTACATCGATCTGGGTAATTTGTACGATTACCAGTCCAAGGACCAAGAGAACTCCTACCGCATCGCGGAGGATATTTTGAAAAAGGCCAACAAAGCCTCGCACGGCAAATTTCAGGACATCTTGGACAACCTGTTGGACAAGGATTGA